Proteins found in one Pelmatolapia mariae isolate MD_Pm_ZW linkage group LG7, Pm_UMD_F_2, whole genome shotgun sequence genomic segment:
- the hapln1b gene encoding hyaluronan and proteoglycan link protein 1 — protein MIPVLIWALISLNVAENDLDALYPDLEHSRTIYVTENGPQLSVVAEKTKVVSRRGGNATLPCTILRDQTLAQNRKMRIKWTKLTSDYLKEVDVFVAMDYHKRSYGRFHGRVHLQGSSAMDASLVITEITLEDYGGYKCEVIDGLEDGTAVVSLDLEGVVFPYYPRLGRYNLNFYDAERACHDQDAIVASFDQLYDAWRGGMDWCNAGWLSDGTVQYPINTPREPCGGKSTVPGIRNYGLRDKDKNHYDVFCFTSQYKGRFYYLIQPFKLTYDEAVRACQKDGAQIAKVGQMYAAWKLLGYDRCDAGWLEDGSVRYPISHPRRRCSPTEAAVRFSGFPDKKHKLYGVYCFKGHN, from the exons ATGATTCCTGTGCTGATCTGGGCTTTGATATCACTGAATGTAGCAGAAAATGACTTAGATGCTCTGTACCCTGACCTGGAGCATTCGAGAACCATTTATGTCACAG AAAATGGCCCCCAACTGTCAGTGGTAGCAGAAAAAACCAAAGTGGTGTCGAGACGAGGGGGAAATGCTACTTTACCATGCACGATTCTAAGGGACCAAACACTGGCACAAAACCGTAAGATGCGGATCAAATGGACCAAGCTGACCTCAGACTATCTAAAAGAG GTGGATGTGTTTGTTGCCATGGATTATCACAAAAGGAGTTATGGCAGATTCCATGGACGTGTCCACCTACAAGGTTCTTCGGCCATGGATGCTTCTCTAGTCATTACAGAAATCACTTTGGAGGATTATGGGGGGTATAAATGTGAAGTAATTGACGGGCTGGAAGATGGAACAGCAGTGGTGTCGCTGGACCTTGAAG GTGTTGTCTTCCCATACTACCCCCGCTTGGGACGCTACAACCTTAATTTCTACGATGCAGAGCGGGCGTGTCACGATCAGGATGCCATCGTGGCATCTTTTGACCAGCTGTATGACGCATGGCGTGGAGGGATGGACTGGTGCAATGCTGGCTGGCTGTCTGATGGCACAGTCCAGTATCCCATCAACACCCCCAGAGAACCCTGTGGTGGCAAGAGCACAGTGCCAGGCATTCGGAACTATGGGTTGAGAGACAAGGACAAGAACCACTATGATGTTTTCTGCTTTACCTCCCAGTACAAAG GTCGTTTCTACTACCTGATCCAACCCTTTAAGCTGACCTATGATGAGGCAGTCAGGGCATGCCAAAAAGACGGTGCTCAAATTGCCAAGGTTGGCCAGATGTATGCTGCCTGGAAGCTGCTGGGCTATGACCGCTGTGATGCAGGCTGGTTGGAAGATGGCAGTGTCCGTTACCCCATCTCCCACCCCCGCCGGCGCTGCAGTCCCACTGAAGCTGCTGTTAGGTTCAGTGGCTTCCCTGACAAGAAGCATAAGCTGTATGGAGTGTATTGTTTCAAGGGCCACAACTGA